The Geobacter metallireducens GS-15 region TTGGGCCTTTTTCCTGATTTCGGCTATATCCATCATGGCAGTCGATCCTTTGACCTCAGTAGAGGCTCGCTTCGTCACGCAACTCTTCCACCAGCGATGCATCGATCCAGGCAGAGTCCTTCCCGAACCCCACCAACAGCGCATTGGTCGCCAGGATGTTGATCTTGCGCGGCACCCCGCCCGACAACTCGTAAATCCTCCGGATGGCATCCGGAGAGAAGAGCCCCTGGGGTCCGCCGGCCACCTCCACCCGGAAGTCCACATACTCGAGGGTTTCCTCAAGGCTCAGGGGCTGGAGGTGGTAGTGCATGGCAATCCGCTGCCGCAGGGCTTCATGGGCCGGCTCGGACAGTATCTGCCGCAGCTCCGGCTGCCCCATGAGAATAACACTCATGAGGTTGCGGTCGTCCAGCTGAAAGTTGGTCAGGAGCCTGATCTCGTCGAACACCTCCTGGTCGGGGATCAGCTGGGCCTCGTCAATGATGATGACCGGGCAGCGCTTCTCCCCCTCGAGCCGGTAAACCGCCTCGGTGAGCTGCCGCAGGAGTTCGTCCTTGGCCGCGGCCGGCTCAGCGATGCCGAGACTGCGGGCCACCGTGCGGAGGAATTCCACGGCCGAGAGTCGCGGGTTGACGATGAAACAGAAACAGCCGTCATTCCCCACGGCGTCCATGAGCGCCCGGGAGATGGTGGTCTTGCCGCAGCCGATGTCGCCAGTGAGGAGCGCCAGTTCCCGCTCCTCCACCGCATACTGGAGCCGTGCCAGGGCTTCCCGGTGTCCCCGCGACAGAAAGAGGTAGCGCGGGTCCGGGGTCTTCGAGAACGGCTTTTCGGTCAGACCGTAGAACTCCCTGTACATCTACCCTCCGCTCCGGAACGCCTCGCCGATGATCCCCCCCACGTCGAGCACGAGGATCGTCCGCTGGTCCCCCAGGTCCGCCGCTCCGGTGATCCCCCGGTACCCCTTGAACATGTCCCCCAGGGATTTGATGACAATATCCTGCTGCCCCATGAGATCGTCGACAATGACCCCGAGCCGTTTCTCCGCCACCCCCACCACCACCACGTAGAACTCGGCGGAATCCGGTTTTGTGCGCGGGACGCCGAAAAAGCGCTCCAGCCGCACGAGCGGCAGGGTCGTTTGCCTGAGCTGGTAGACCTCCTTGCGCTCCACGGTATCGATGTCATTCTCGGTGACGATGATCGTTTCAAGCACCGACGTGATCGGGAGGGCGTAGGTGCGCCCGGCGGTGGAAACCAGCAGCGCCTTGATGATGGCCAGGGTGATGGGAAGGGTGATGATGACCTTGCTCCCCTGGCCGAAGATGCTCTCGATGTCCACCATCCCCGAGACGGCGGCGATGTTGTTTTTCACCACATCCATGCCGACGCCGCGGCCCGACAGCTCGCTCACCTTGTCGGCGGTGGAAAAGCCGGGGAGAAAGATGAAATCGAGGGCCTCCCGGTCGGATACCCCTTCCAAGGTCTTGATGAGCCCCTTTTCCAGGGCCTTCTTCTTCACCTTTTCGATATTGAACCCGTGCCCGTCGTCCGACACTTCGATGACGACGTGGTTTCCCTTCTGGTAGGAGGAGAGACGGATGGTTCCCCGCTCGGGCTTGCCGGCGGCCACCCGCTCTTCCGTGGTCTCCAGTCCATGGTCGATGGCGTTGCGGATGATGTGAACCATGGGGTCGGCGATATCCTCGATGATGAGCTTGTCCAGCTCAGTGTCCGCGCCAAAGGTCTTGAGGTCGACCTTTTTCCCCTGTTCCCGGGAGACCTTCCGGACAATGCGGGCCATCTTCTCGAAAAGTTGCCCAACCGGGATCATCCGGATCTCCATGACCCCCTTCTGCAGTTCCGTGAGCTTGCGGTCGAGCCCCTTGGCCGCCTTGCCCAGCTCGATGGCCAGGGACGAGAACCCTTCGAGTCTCATGCGTGTCGCCAGCATCGAGATGATGGAATGGGAGAGGACCAGCTCGCCCACGATGTTCATGAGATCGTCCAGCTTGCCGATGTCGACCCGCACCGTCCGGCTCATGCTCTTGGCGGTCATGTCGTCGCCCTGGCCGACAGGAGCGGAGACCTCTGCCGGAGCCGAAGTCGGAACCGACGCCTGCGCTGTAGCGGGGATTGCCACGGCAACACCGGCCGCGATGGCCGAGGGTGGAGAGGCAGCCGCACCGATCCGGGTGACCTCGACATTATCCCGGTCAATGAGTCCGGTAACATCATCAAGCGCGAGGTCGGTGCCGTAGAGGATCTCGAAGTCGATCATCGACTCGGGAGTGGCACTGGCACTGGGGAGAGTACTCACCACCTCTCCAGACTTCTTCAGGACTTCCGTGATCTCCCCCAGATCCTGATCGAAGGACATGAGGTTGAAGGAGGCATGGATGGAGTAAATGGTCCGCCCCTTCTTCACATTCTCCAGCAGCCGGTGTTCCTCGTATTCGGTGAGGGAGTTGAGGACCTTCTCCGGCAGGCCGAGCTTCTGGAGGGGTGACTCGCCGCCACTCTCCTGGGCTGTGGCGCAGTCATTGAGCCGCTGAATCGCGTCGGCAATGGCGGAAGAGAAGTTTTCTCCGGTGCCGAGCCCCCGCACCACGGAACCGAGAAGTTCCATGGCATCGAAGAGGATGTTCATGGTGGCATTGGTGAGGGGTATTTTGCCGAGGCGAAGTGAATCGAGAAGGTTTTCCAGGTTATGGGAGAGCTGCTGGATGTCGGCGAAACCGAACATGCCGGCGAGCCCCTTGAGGGAGTGGGCGCCGCGGAAAATGGCATTGAGCAGGTCCGGATCACACTCCCCGCTGTCGGCGCAGTCGCCGAGGGTTCCCAAGTCGGTGCTCAGTCGATCGACAATCTCTTCGGCTTCGGCCAGGAAGTCTTCCACGGCCCTGCCGGACGTATCATTTGAATTTGCCATGGATAACCCTCAGGCCGTGTACTGTTTGATCAACTCCTGCAAACGCGCCGGATCGAACGGCTTCACCAGATATTCGTTGGCACCGAGAGCGAGCCCCTTTTCCCGGTCACGCTCGCTCCCTTCGGTGGATATGATGAAGAGTGGGATATGGCGGTAATTTTCACTTCCACGGACAAAGCTCACAAGCTCAAGCCCGTTGATGTCGGGCATATTGATATCGGTTATGATCAGGTCAACGGGTTCCCGAGGCAGAAGCCGAAGGGCTTCGAACCCGCTCGCCGCCTCGGAAACCAGATATCCGCCGAGGGACTCGATGGTCGCCACCAGAAGGGACCGCATGGTCGACGAGTCTTCCGCTATAAGGATTTTCTTCACGTTACACTCCGAAGTTTACTTTCCAGCAGCGCTTTTTCCATGACCAGCCCGGCTTGGGACAGAAAAATCTCCAGGGCCTCCGTCCCGACGATTGGCCTGCGCTCGGCCTGATTGTCACCGTAGAGGACAGCGATCACCTCTCCACCACTTACGATCGGCCCGAGGAAAACCTCGTGGGGAATCTCCACGCCGATACGGCCGAACAGATAACGATTCCATTCATTCGCTTCGGGACGGACCACTGCCGGGTGTTTCGCTTCAATAACCCCGCTGAACAGCGATGGCTCTCCTCTCGGTATGCGGAGCGACCTGATCCGCTCGTCGGCACCGCCTCCGCGGTCGTCGAGGCCAAACTGACCGAGCCCCACAACCTCTTCCTTCAGTACCCTGAAGATTACCGCCCGGTCCATGAACTCCGCGGCAAGCCGCAGGACCAGCAGGGTAATGCCGCATCCCAGCTCGGGATTGTGCAGCTCTTCGAGCATCCCCCGCAACAGGGTCATCCGGTCAGCGTGGCTGTAACCCTCCTCACCGGTCTTTGCCAGCTCCTCTCCCATTTCGAGACGAAGCTCCTCACCGATGTTGATGTGCCCCGGCGGCGGCGCAGGCACCACGGTACGCCCTTCAGGAGGCTGGGGAACCCGGAGGGGCTCCTCATCCCGGGGAATATCCCTTCTGCGGCGGTCCTGGTTCGCCTCCGCCATCAGGAGCCGGGGATTGAGCCCCTGTTCCAGCATGAACTGGAGGGGATCCATCCTGATGGTGCCGGCAGTGGCCACGTTGTCCTGGAGAATGAATTCGAATGTCCCTTCCACCCAGGCAAAGAGCGTATAGACTACCCGCTCCACCTGCTCCCGGGCCACATCTTCGACAACGGTGGCAGGCACGCCGAATCGTCGCACCAGGATCGATCCGAGCCGTTCCTGGAATCCCTCGCTTTCCTGGCATGCAAGGGCTGACCGCAGGGTTGCGAGATCGAGCTTCCCCTTGCGGATCAGGACCTCGCCGATATTCTCCAGGAGGGTGCTGGAGGTGGCCTGGATCACCTGACCGAGACGGAAGACGATGGTCCCTTCACGCCCCCGGCTCTTGATCCGCAGAATCCCCGACTTTGATGAAAGGCTGATGATCTGTAAGATCTCACCCAGCCCCAGATCTTCAAGACTCCCGACAAGGCTCATGGCATGAGAGGGTCAAAAACCCGGAAAACAGTGGTAGAAACGGCGCTCATCATAAACTACTCGTCCGGTTCAAGTAAAGCACGTTTACTCCCGGCGATCCCTGCCCCGGAAGATGATCTTGAGCGGGCTGCCGGTGAAATCGAACGCCTCGCGGAACTTGTTCATGAGGTACCGCTCGTAGGAAAAATGCACCCCCTCCGGCTGATTGGTGAACAGTACGAATGTCGGCGGCTTCGTCCCCACCTGAGTGGCGAAGTAGAACTTCACCCGCCGCCCGTGGGAAAGGGGGGCGTGGTGTTTCTCCACCGCCTCGGAGAAGACCCGGTTCAGGTCGGAGGTGCTTACCCGCTTGGAATACTGGGCCATGACCCGCTCCACCTCCTCCATGACCCGGTTGATCCGCTGGCCACTCTTGGCTGATACAAATACTATCGGCGCGAATGAGAGATACTTGAATTCCGTCTTGATCTGGTCGACGAATTTCCCAAGGGTGCTGTTGTCCTTGGCCAGGGTATCCCACTTGTTGACCACGAAGATGCAGGCCTTGCCCGCCTCAAAGGCGTAGCCGGCGATCCGCTCGTCCTGTTCCGTCACCCCTTCCTCGGCATTGATGATGATGAGCACCACGTCGGCCCGCTCGATACTCCGCAGGCTGTCCACCACGCTGTACTTCTCCAGCTTCTGGGTGGTCTTACCTTTGCGCCGGATGCCGGCCGTGTCGATGAGGAGGTAGCGCTTCTTGTTGCAGGCGAAGAGAGTATCGACGGAATCCCGGGTGGTGCCGGGGGTGGGGTTGGCCACCACCCGCTCGAAACCGAGGAGCCGGTTCACCAGGGACGACTTCCCCACGTTGGGGCGCCCCACCACGGCGATCCGGGTGATATCCTCGTCATCAAGGCGGGTCGAGCTTTTGGGAAGGGCCGCCACCACCTCCTCCATGAGGTCGTTCACCCCCCGGTTGTGCTCGGCGGAGATGGTGTGAAGGGTGCCGATCCCCAGGGTGTAGAAATCGGCCGCCTCGTTCTCGATCTTTTCGCCGTCCACCTTGTTGACCACGAAGAAAACGGGCTTTTTCACCCGACGGAGCATCTCCACCACCTCCACGTCGGATGGGGTGAGCCCGGCCCGGCCATCCATGAGGAAGATGATGACGTCCGCCTCCTCCATGGCGAGCTGGGACTGCTCCCTCATCTGCTGCAGGAGCCGGTCTTCGCTCACCGGCTCGAAGCCGCCGGTGTCGATGAGAATGAACGGCGCCTCGAAGCGGGTGACGGTTTCGTAGTTCCGGTCCCGGGTGACGCCGGGCATGTCGTCGACAATGGCCTTGCGGCGCCCCACGAGACGGTTGAACAGGGTCGATTTCCCCACGTTGGGGCGACCCACTATGGCAACGAGTGGCATCATGTGTATCCAAGCTCCTTCAGCATCCGCTCGTCTTCGCTCCAGTCCTTGCGGACCCGGACGAAGAGTTCCAGGAAAACTTTCGTATTGAGTAGTTTCTCGATCTCGACCCGGGCTGCCGAGCCGATCTTTTTCAGCATCGCCCCCTTTTTGCCGATGATGATCCCCTTCTGGGAATCCCGTTCCACGGTGATGGTGGCGGCAATGGAGACGAGGCCTCCGTCCTCCCGCTCCTTGAAGCTGTCCACCTCCACGGCGGTGGCGTAGGGGACCTCGTCGCGGGTCATGCGAAAGACCTTCTCCCGGATGATCTCCGCGGCAATGAAGCGCTCCGGCACGTCGGTCAGGATGTCGTCGGGAAAGTAGACCGGTCCCTGGGGGAGGGCCTTGCGAACCAGTTCCACCAGATGGTCGACACCGTCGCCGGTGCCGGCCGAAATGGGCACGATCTCCCGGAATGGATAGCGGTCCTTGTAGGCGGCGATCCGCTCCAGCACCGCCCCCTTCTCCGTCAGGTCCACCTTGTTGATGACAAGGAAGACCGGCGCCGTGGCCCCGGCAAGAACGTCGATGATCTCCTGCTCCTGCTCCCCCGGCTTCTGATTAGCCTCAACAAGGAAGAGGACCAGGTCCACCTCCCGGATGGCGGACAGGGCCACCTCCACCATGTACTTGTTGAGCCGCGAGCGGGCCTGGTGGATTCCCGGCGTGTCGATGAAAACGATCTGGGCGCCGGGGACGTTGTGGATCCCCTGTATCCGGTTACGGGTCGTCTGGGGCTTGTCCGAGGTAATAACAATCTTTTCGCCGAGAATCCGGTTCAGCAGAGTCGATTTCCCTACGTTGGGGCGCCCGATGATGGACACGAATCCGGATCGGAACGGGTTATCTGACAAAGTGCAACTCCTTTCGTGAAACGTGCAGGTCAATCCAGCACGTTGCCGGCAATGGTTCCGCCGGCATAAACAACTTCGAGATCGTAGGGGGAGAGGTGCGAACTGCCGGTGACCCGCGTCACCGCCACGCCGGACCGCTCCCTGAGACGGACGAGATTACGGCGGTGCTGCCCCGCCACGTCGGACAACCGCCGGGGCGCGCAGACAACCACCAGATCGGAACCGGCGGGAATCCCCGCTGTCAGTCGCTGGAGAAGATCGAAAAAGAGTTCGCTTTCCGCAAGCTGCCGAAATGCCGGATGCCACGGACCAGCCAGGACCGTCCCGGGCCGCTCCAGTTCCTCCGTGGGCTGGAGACCAATCCGGATCACCGGCACGCCGGCAGAGATACACCGGCGGAGCATGGCCGCGCAGAGGGAGACGGCATCGTCGAGGGCCAGGGGGGTGTAGTCCCCGGAGCGCCAGAGTTCCGCCAACCGGGTCCCCTCCACAACCAACGTGGGATAGATGCGCATAAAGGCCGGAGACAGGGCAAGGACCCGTTCGAGGGATTCAAGGGTCGAATCTGCGGTATCGCCGGGAAGCCCCGGCATCAGTTGGGCGCCGACGTCGATGCCGGCCCCGCAAAGGGACGCGAACGCCTGCTCCACATGGGCCGCCCCATGCCCCCTGCCGGCCGCGGTGAGAACAGCATCATCCATGGACTGGACCCCCAACTCCACGGTGGCCACGCCACGGCTCGCGAGAAAGCGCGCCGTTTCACCGTCAACCGCATCGGGCCGGGTGGAAAGCCTCACCCGGGCCACGCTCCCCGTTGCCATGAGGGGCTGCAGCGGCGCCAGGAGCCGTTCCTGGTCGCTCCGAGGGAGGCTCGTGAAGGTGCCGCCATAGAAGGCCACTTCCAGAGGCCTCCCCCGTCCGGACGCGGCATGGCGGTCGATGGTGGCGATCATCTCCTCCGGCTCAGGAAGCCCGGGCCGCTGGCCGGAAATCCGCTCCTGGTCGCAGAAGACACACTGATGGGGACATCCCTGGTGGGAGATAAAAAAGGGGACAATGAGCGGCTTCATCCTTCTCCTTCGGCAGCGAACCGCGCGAGCACCTGCCGGGCAGCCGCCTGCTCCGCCTCCTTCTTGCTCCTCCCAGCCCCCTCCCCCATCCGTTTTCCGGCCACCATGGCAATTACCGTGAAGCGCCGGTCATGGGGAGGGCCGTCCGTAGCGATTAACTCATAGGTGGGCGCCGTCCCGAATCGGGTCTGAACCATTTCCTGAAACTCGGTCTTGAAATCCCGCCCCGTGGCCCCCGAAGCAATGCCGGCCAGCAGGGGAGAGAAGTCCTGCTCCACGATCCGTTCGACGGGGCCAAGGCCGCCATCCAGGTAGACTGCTGCTAGCAGGGCCTCGTAGGTATTGGCCAGAAGCGACCGGCGCTCCCGCCCGCCGCTCCGCTCCTCGCCCCGCCCCAGGAGCAGATGTCGTCCAAGGCCGCGGGCCGAGGCCAGCGCCGCAAGAGTTTCCTCCCCCACGAGCGACGCCTTCATCCGGGCCAGCACCCCCTCGCGGCTCTGGGGAAAGCGGGCAAAAAGCATCTTTCCCACCAGGAGCCCGAGCACCGCATCACCCAGAAATTCCAGGCGCTCGTTGTCTCGAATCCCCTCCTCGCCGCGGCGCTCGTTCACCCAGGAACGATGGGTAAGGGCCTCAGCCAGGAACTGCCGATTGACGAAGCGGTAGCCGATGCCCGCCTCCAGTTCAGTCGCGCTCTCCTGAACCGCGCTTTTGTCCTCTACGCCCCGTTCTCCCATGACCAAACACTATAACCTGAATCCGCCGTATTTATCAATAATTATGCGACTTGTCGGGGATTTTTGCCTTGATTTACCCTTGCCACTTCCCTATAATTCAGCTTTTACAAAATGGAAGGGCAATGCAACCCCCATGGGTTTTTTCATCACATTCGAAGGAATCGAGGGATGCGGCAAGTCGACCCAGGTCCGACTGGTCGCCGAACGGCTCAGCCGGGCCGGCCACGGGGTGGTGGTGACCCGCGAACCGGGAGGATGCCCCATCGCCGACGCCATCAGGGCAATTCTTCTGGACGCCCGCAACAGCGCCATGGTGCCCATGGCCGAACTCCTCCTCTACGCGGCGGCCCGGGCCCAGCACGTGGCGGAGGTGATCGAACCGGCCCTGGCAGCGGGGAAGATCGTCCTCTGCGATCGCTTCACCGACTCCACCATGGCCTACCAGGGATTCGGCCGCAAGCTGGACCGGGAACTGATTGCCCAGCTCAACAGCCTGGCCGCCGGCAGCATCAGACCGGATCTGACCCTCCTTCTGGACTGTTCCGTGGAGACGGGGCTCGCCCGGGCCATGGCCCGGATCAACACAAGCAGCGCGGCCCGGGAGGAGCGGTTCGAGCAGGAGTCCATCCTCTTCCACGAGCGGATCAGGGACGGCTTCCTCTCCCTCGCCGCTGCCGAACCGGGGCGGTTCGTGGTTCTGGACGGCAGTGGCGGCATCGAAGAGACCGAGGCCCTCGTGACGGAGGCGATCCTTGCCCGCCTTCCCGCATCCCCTGCAAGGAGGTAGGCGGTGCCCTTCTCCCGCGTCATTGGCCAGGATACCCCCGTCAACGTTCTGCGGCGTGCGCTTCGCTCCGGCAAGACGGCCCATGCCTACCTGTTCGAGGGAATCGGGGGATGCGGCAAGGGAACCACGGCTCTCGCTTTTGTGGAGGCTGCCTTCTGCGGCCGGGATGATGGGTGCGGCACCTGCCCCTCCTGCCGGAAGATGGCGACGCTGCAGCACCCCGATCTCCACCCGGTGGAACCCGACGGGGCGTTCATCAAGATAGACCAGGTCCGGGAACTCCAGCGGGAACTGGTGCTTCGCCCCATCGAGGCGCCGCTCAAGGCATGCATCATCAGGGATGCGGACCGGCTCAATCCGGCAGCAGGCAACGCCCTCCTGAAGACCCTGGAGGAACCGCCGGGCAATGCCCTGATGATCCTCCTCACCACGAACCTGGACGGGGTCCTTCCCACGATCCGCTCCCGCTGCCAGCTCCTGCGCTTTGCGCCCCTTCCCGAGGAGCTCATCGAGGAGCGACTGGTGGCAGCCGGACGGGACCGGGCCGCAGCACGCCTTGCCGCATCCCTTGCGGGTGGAAGCCTGGGGAAAGCCCTTGGGGATGAGGAAGCGGACACGGTGGACCGGCAAGCGCTCCTGGAACGGCTCAGGACCCTCTCCCTCAGCGACACGGCCTCCCTCTTCGCCGCTGCCGAAGAGATGGCCGCCAACCGCGAACAGGCCCTGAAGCAGTTGGACGTGCTCGCGTCGCTTCTGCGCGACATCCTCCTCATCCAGGGGGGGAGCGATGCCGTGGTCAACCGCGACATCATGCCATTTCTGGAAAGCGAGGCGGCGCGCCTGTCGCGGGAAAAGAATCTCGAACGAATAAGCAACACCATGGAGGCCCGCCAGGCCCTCATGCGCAACGCCAACCCGCGGCTCACCCTCGACGTGCTCCTGATGCGTCTGGCGGGGTAAACGCCGCTTGTATTTTTTTCGGAGGACAACTTGGTAAAGATTGTGAAGGCCCAGTTCCACACCGCCGGCAAACTCTACGACTTCGGGGCGGGCGATCTCGACCTCAAGCCGGGAGACAAGATCATCGTCGAGACAGAGCGGGGGCGGAGCATCGCCACCGTCGTCACCCCCCCCCGGGAATACGAAGAGGCCCATGTACCCGAAGGGCTCAAGACCGCCATCCGGATCGCCGAACCGTCGGATCTCGCCTCGGCTGCCCGCAACGACGCCCGGGAGCAGGAAGCCCACGCGTTCTGCCTCCGCAAGATCAAGGAGCGGGGGATGGAGATGAAACTCGTCAAGGTGGAATACCTTTTTGACGGGAGCAAGGCCATCTTCTACTTCACCGCCGACGGGCGGGTCGATTTCCGGGAACTGGTCAAGGATCTGGCCCATCAGTTCCACACCCGCATCGAGATGCGTCAGATCGGCGTCCGTGACGAATCGAAGATGATAGGCGGCATCGGCATCTGCGGGCGAGAACTCTGCTGTTCGTCGTTTTTGCGCGAGTTCGAGCCCGTATCGGTCAAAATGGCCAAGGAGCAGAACCTGGCCCTCAACCCCACGAAAATCTCCGGACAGTGCGGCCGACTCCTCTGCTGTCTCGGCTACGAGTACGAGACCTACT contains the following coding sequences:
- a CDS encoding ExeA family protein gives rise to the protein MYREFYGLTEKPFSKTPDPRYLFLSRGHREALARLQYAVEERELALLTGDIGCGKTTISRALMDAVGNDGCFCFIVNPRLSAVEFLRTVARSLGIAEPAAAKDELLRQLTEAVYRLEGEKRCPVIIIDEAQLIPDQEVFDEIRLLTNFQLDDRNLMSVILMGQPELRQILSEPAHEALRQRIAMHYHLQPLSLEETLEYVDFRVEVAGGPQGLFSPDAIRRIYELSGGVPRKINILATNALLVGFGKDSAWIDASLVEELRDEASLY
- a CDS encoding chemotaxis protein CheA; the protein is MANSNDTSGRAVEDFLAEAEEIVDRLSTDLGTLGDCADSGECDPDLLNAIFRGAHSLKGLAGMFGFADIQQLSHNLENLLDSLRLGKIPLTNATMNILFDAMELLGSVVRGLGTGENFSSAIADAIQRLNDCATAQESGGESPLQKLGLPEKVLNSLTEYEEHRLLENVKKGRTIYSIHASFNLMSFDQDLGEITEVLKKSGEVVSTLPSASATPESMIDFEILYGTDLALDDVTGLIDRDNVEVTRIGAAASPPSAIAAGVAVAIPATAQASVPTSAPAEVSAPVGQGDDMTAKSMSRTVRVDIGKLDDLMNIVGELVLSHSIISMLATRMRLEGFSSLAIELGKAAKGLDRKLTELQKGVMEIRMIPVGQLFEKMARIVRKVSREQGKKVDLKTFGADTELDKLIIEDIADPMVHIIRNAIDHGLETTEERVAAGKPERGTIRLSSYQKGNHVVIEVSDDGHGFNIEKVKKKALEKGLIKTLEGVSDREALDFIFLPGFSTADKVSELSGRGVGMDVVKNNIAAVSGMVDIESIFGQGSKVIITLPITLAIIKALLVSTAGRTYALPITSVLETIIVTENDIDTVERKEVYQLRQTTLPLVRLERFFGVPRTKPDSAEFYVVVVGVAEKRLGVIVDDLMGQQDIVIKSLGDMFKGYRGITGAADLGDQRTILVLDVGGIIGEAFRSGG
- a CDS encoding response regulator, with the protein product MKKILIAEDSSTMRSLLVATIESLGGYLVSEAASGFEALRLLPREPVDLIITDINMPDINGLELVSFVRGSENYRHIPLFIISTEGSERDREKGLALGANEYLVKPFDPARLQELIKQYTA
- a CDS encoding DUF4388 domain-containing protein, translated to MSLVGSLEDLGLGEILQIISLSSKSGILRIKSRGREGTIVFRLGQVIQATSSTLLENIGEVLIRKGKLDLATLRSALACQESEGFQERLGSILVRRFGVPATVVEDVAREQVERVVYTLFAWVEGTFEFILQDNVATAGTIRMDPLQFMLEQGLNPRLLMAEANQDRRRRDIPRDEEPLRVPQPPEGRTVVPAPPPGHINIGEELRLEMGEELAKTGEEGYSHADRMTLLRGMLEELHNPELGCGITLLVLRLAAEFMDRAVIFRVLKEEVVGLGQFGLDDRGGGADERIRSLRIPRGEPSLFSGVIEAKHPAVVRPEANEWNRYLFGRIGVEIPHEVFLGPIVSGGEVIAVLYGDNQAERRPIVGTEALEIFLSQAGLVMEKALLESKLRSVT
- the der gene encoding ribosome biogenesis GTPase Der, yielding MMPLVAIVGRPNVGKSTLFNRLVGRRKAIVDDMPGVTRDRNYETVTRFEAPFILIDTGGFEPVSEDRLLQQMREQSQLAMEEADVIIFLMDGRAGLTPSDVEVVEMLRRVKKPVFFVVNKVDGEKIENEAADFYTLGIGTLHTISAEHNRGVNDLMEEVVAALPKSSTRLDDEDITRIAVVGRPNVGKSSLVNRLLGFERVVANPTPGTTRDSVDTLFACNKKRYLLIDTAGIRRKGKTTQKLEKYSVVDSLRSIERADVVLIIINAEEGVTEQDERIAGYAFEAGKACIFVVNKWDTLAKDNSTLGKFVDQIKTEFKYLSFAPIVFVSAKSGQRINRVMEEVERVMAQYSKRVSTSDLNRVFSEAVEKHHAPLSHGRRVKFYFATQVGTKPPTFVLFTNQPEGVHFSYERYLMNKFREAFDFTGSPLKIIFRGRDRRE
- the era gene encoding GTPase Era; translated protein: MSDNPFRSGFVSIIGRPNVGKSTLLNRILGEKIVITSDKPQTTRNRIQGIHNVPGAQIVFIDTPGIHQARSRLNKYMVEVALSAIREVDLVLFLVEANQKPGEQEQEIIDVLAGATAPVFLVINKVDLTEKGAVLERIAAYKDRYPFREIVPISAGTGDGVDHLVELVRKALPQGPVYFPDDILTDVPERFIAAEIIREKVFRMTRDEVPYATAVEVDSFKEREDGGLVSIAATITVERDSQKGIIIGKKGAMLKKIGSAARVEIEKLLNTKVFLELFVRVRKDWSEDERMLKELGYT
- a CDS encoding elongator complex protein 3, encoding MKPLIVPFFISHQGCPHQCVFCDQERISGQRPGLPEPEEMIATIDRHAASGRGRPLEVAFYGGTFTSLPRSDQERLLAPLQPLMATGSVARVRLSTRPDAVDGETARFLASRGVATVELGVQSMDDAVLTAAGRGHGAAHVEQAFASLCGAGIDVGAQLMPGLPGDTADSTLESLERVLALSPAFMRIYPTLVVEGTRLAELWRSGDYTPLALDDAVSLCAAMLRRCISAGVPVIRIGLQPTEELERPGTVLAGPWHPAFRQLAESELFFDLLQRLTAGIPAGSDLVVVCAPRRLSDVAGQHRRNLVRLRERSGVAVTRVTGSSHLSPYDLEVVYAGGTIAGNVLD
- the rnc gene encoding ribonuclease III, which translates into the protein MGERGVEDKSAVQESATELEAGIGYRFVNRQFLAEALTHRSWVNERRGEEGIRDNERLEFLGDAVLGLLVGKMLFARFPQSREGVLARMKASLVGEETLAALASARGLGRHLLLGRGEERSGGRERRSLLANTYEALLAAVYLDGGLGPVERIVEQDFSPLLAGIASGATGRDFKTEFQEMVQTRFGTAPTYELIATDGPPHDRRFTVIAMVAGKRMGEGAGRSKKEAEQAAARQVLARFAAEGEG
- the tmk gene encoding dTMP kinase: MGFFITFEGIEGCGKSTQVRLVAERLSRAGHGVVVTREPGGCPIADAIRAILLDARNSAMVPMAELLLYAAARAQHVAEVIEPALAAGKIVLCDRFTDSTMAYQGFGRKLDRELIAQLNSLAAGSIRPDLTLLLDCSVETGLARAMARINTSSAAREERFEQESILFHERIRDGFLSLAAAEPGRFVVLDGSGGIEETEALVTEAILARLPASPARR
- the holB gene encoding DNA polymerase III subunit delta', whose product is MPFSRVIGQDTPVNVLRRALRSGKTAHAYLFEGIGGCGKGTTALAFVEAAFCGRDDGCGTCPSCRKMATLQHPDLHPVEPDGAFIKIDQVRELQRELVLRPIEAPLKACIIRDADRLNPAAGNALLKTLEEPPGNALMILLTTNLDGVLPTIRSRCQLLRFAPLPEELIEERLVAAGRDRAAARLAASLAGGSLGKALGDEEADTVDRQALLERLRTLSLSDTASLFAAAEEMAANREQALKQLDVLASLLRDILLIQGGSDAVVNRDIMPFLESEAARLSREKNLERISNTMEARQALMRNANPRLTLDVLLMRLAG
- the ricT gene encoding PSP1 domain-containing protein; translated protein: MVKIVKAQFHTAGKLYDFGAGDLDLKPGDKIIVETERGRSIATVVTPPREYEEAHVPEGLKTAIRIAEPSDLASAARNDAREQEAHAFCLRKIKERGMEMKLVKVEYLFDGSKAIFYFTADGRVDFRELVKDLAHQFHTRIEMRQIGVRDESKMIGGIGICGRELCCSSFLREFEPVSVKMAKEQNLALNPTKISGQCGRLLCCLGYEYETYCSLKKCLPKCGKVVKCGSTEGEVIKQNIIEGTVFVKTDDDRIVELKGESIKPEDISERPKSPRREGGTREREKEPQSSSDNQRREKPRDREQKPGDDGEQRRERDTKKNQDQQRGERGNRDRRGGKGRDKDKKEPK